From Cydia strobilella chromosome 7, ilCydStro3.1, whole genome shotgun sequence, one genomic window encodes:
- the LOC134742779 gene encoding endocuticle structural protein SgAbd-6-like yields the protein MGGIFKYMMILNSTLIWLLIVGAATALEKQDAESEILEESNFNDGSGNYRFSFKTSNGLYRTETGQLRTDYDSSQKYIVRGSYSYINPDGNEVVVHYIADENGYVIVKPAVPSDVISVGVSGPLLASLLG from the exons ATGGGTggaatttttaaatacatg ATGATTCTCAATTCGACGTTAATATGGCTTTTGATAGTAGGAGCTGCTACAGCCCTTGAAAAACAAGATGCTGAATCAGAAATATTAGAAGAAAGTAACTTTAATGATGGAAGCGGTAATTATCGTTTCAG CTTCAAAACTTCAAACGGACTATATAGGACGGAAACTGGTCAGCTGAGAACTGATTATGATTCAAGCCAGAAATATATTGTGCGAGGCTCTTATTCTTATATCAATCCGGACGGCAACGAAGTGGTCGTTCATTACATAGCCGATGAAAATGGTTACGTCATTGTGAAACCAGCCGTTCCATCAGATGTAATATct gTAGGAGTTTCAGGGCCCCTTTTGGCGTCTTTACTAGGCTAA
- the LOC134742949 gene encoding endocuticle structural glycoprotein SgAbd-2 — MKSFIALSALFAVACAAPQFQPQYQQNQVIPIVRQSQEVNFDGSYQYSYETGNGIAAQEQGYLKNAGVKDAEAQVAQGSFSYTSPEGIPITLTYIADENGFRAEGAHLPTPPPIPEAILRSLQQIQQAQPQQQFQQQPFQQQNFRG, encoded by the exons atgaaatcg ttcATCGCTCTGTCCGCCCTGTTCGCTGTGGCCTGCGCAGCTCCTCAATTCCAGCCACAATACCAACAAAACCAGGTGATACCGATCGTCAGGCAAAGCCAGGAAGTTAACTTCGACGGATCGTACCAGTACAG CTATGAGACCGGCAACGGGATCGCGGCGCAGGAGCAGGGCTACCTGAAGAACGCGGGCGTCAAAGACGCGGAGGCGCAGGTCGCGCAGGGGTCCTTTAGCTATACGTCACCTGAGGGCATCCCCATCACCCTCACATACATCGCTGATGAGAATG GTTTCCGTGCTGAGGGTGCCCATCTGCCCACCCCTCCCCCGATCCCAGAGGCCATCCTCCGCTCCCTCCAGCAGATCCAGCAGGCCCAGCCCCAGCAGCAGTTCCAACAGCAACCCTTCCAGCAGCAGAACTTCCGAGGCTAA
- the LOC134742948 gene encoding endocuticle structural glycoprotein ABD-4-like — MVLAVVAQQPKQPPTAEPIPIIRFETDGPNVDGTYKWAYETGNEITAEESGYVKNFGKGEPEEVQVAEGKFSYKSPEGQLISLTYIADENGFQPQGDHLPTPPPIPPAIQKALDFLKTLPPTPASTNLQPQYQAAPFRRF; from the exons ATGGTGCTCGCCGTGGTGGCGCAGCAGCCGAAACAGCCGCCGACCGCTGAGCCGATTCCGATCATCCGTTTCGAGACGGATGGGCCCAACGTCGACGGGACATATAAATGGGC CTACGAGACGGGCAACGAGATCACCGCCGAAGAATCTGGTTACGTGAAGAACTTCGGCAAGGGCGAGCCCGAGGAGGTGCAGGTGGCTGAAGGAAAGTTCAGCTACAAGTCGCCCGAGGGACAGCTCATATCTCTCACCTACATCGCGGACGAGAACGGTTTCCAGCCACAG gGCGATCACCTCCCGACCCCACCGCCGATCCCGCCAGCCATACAAAAGGCCCTGGATTTCCTCAAGACCTTACCGCCAACGCCAGCCTCAACTAACCTGCAGCCTCAGTACCAAGCGGCGCCTTTCAGAAGATTCTGA